In Clostridium sp. JN-1, one genomic interval encodes:
- a CDS encoding ACT domain-containing protein: MKAIISVIGKDKIGIIAGITSELEKFQINVLDITQTIMEEYFTMITLVDISKMNAPFDKVKQALKEKGKELGVEVNIQREEIFNSMHKL; this comes from the coding sequence ATGAAAGCTATTATTTCTGTAATTGGTAAAGATAAGATAGGGATTATTGCTGGCATAACTTCCGAACTTGAAAAGTTTCAAATTAATGTTTTAGACATAACACAAACTATCATGGAAGAATATTTTACAATGATAACATTAGTTGACATATCCAAAATGAATGCACCTTTTGATAAAGTTAAACAAGCTTTAAAAGAAAAAGGTAAAGAGCTTGGAGTAGAAGTTAATATTCAAAGAGAAGAAATATTTAATTCTATGCATAAACTATAG
- a CDS encoding PFL family protein produces MDINRILETDRMIQEEKLDIRTITMGISLLDCCDSDGEKARAKIYDKITKSAENLVKVGEQIENEFGIPIIHKRISVTPISMVAGSSNDTDYVKYAETLDAAAKTVGVNFIGGFSALVHKGYTKGDHILIKSIPEALSRTELVCSSVNVGSTKAGINMDAVREMGQIVKSTAKLTKNDNGLGCAKLVIFANAVEDNPFMAGAFHGVGEPDTVINVGVSGPGVVKCALERVKGASFDVAAETIKKTAFKITRMGQLVAKEASKRLEVPFGIVDLSLAPTPAVGDSVARILEELGVESCGAPGTTAGLVLLNDAVKKGGVMACSNAGGLSGAFIPVSEDAGMIDAVNVGSLCLEKLEAMTCVCSVGLDMIALPGSTSAETISAIIADESAIGVINNKTTAVRVIPCEGKDVGDTVEFGGLLGRCPIMNVSKFSSAKFVERGGRIPAPIHSFKN; encoded by the coding sequence ATGGATATAAATCGTATTTTAGAAACTGATAGAATGATTCAAGAAGAAAAATTAGATATACGTACTATTACTATGGGAATATCACTACTTGATTGTTGTGATTCCGACGGCGAAAAGGCAAGAGCAAAGATATATGATAAAATTACTAAGTCTGCTGAAAACTTAGTAAAAGTAGGTGAGCAAATAGAAAATGAATTTGGTATACCTATTATACATAAAAGAATATCTGTAACACCAATATCAATGGTAGCTGGTTCATCAAATGATACTGACTATGTAAAATATGCTGAAACTTTGGATGCAGCTGCTAAAACTGTTGGTGTAAATTTTATAGGAGGATTTTCAGCATTAGTTCATAAGGGATATACAAAGGGAGATCATATACTAATAAAATCAATTCCAGAGGCATTAAGCAGAACTGAACTTGTATGTTCTTCAGTGAATGTAGGTTCAACTAAAGCTGGAATAAACATGGATGCTGTAAGAGAAATGGGTCAAATAGTTAAATCTACTGCAAAGCTTACAAAGAATGATAATGGACTTGGATGTGCAAAACTTGTTATATTTGCAAATGCAGTTGAAGATAACCCATTTATGGCAGGTGCTTTTCACGGAGTTGGAGAGCCAGACACAGTTATAAATGTTGGAGTAAGCGGACCTGGAGTGGTTAAATGTGCACTTGAGCGTGTAAAGGGTGCTAGCTTTGATGTTGCAGCAGAAACAATAAAGAAGACAGCATTTAAGATAACTAGAATGGGTCAGCTTGTAGCAAAGGAAGCTTCAAAAAGATTAGAAGTTCCATTTGGAATAGTTGATTTATCACTTGCACCTACACCTGCAGTTGGTGACAGTGTAGCACGTATACTTGAAGAATTAGGTGTTGAAAGCTGCGGCGCACCGGGTACTACTGCTGGTCTTGTATTATTAAATGATGCTGTTAAAAAAGGTGGAGTAATGGCTTGTAGTAACGCAGGAGGATTGAGTGGAGCTTTTATACCTGTAAGTGAGGATGCAGGAATGATTGATGCAGTTAATGTAGGTTCATTGTGTCTTGAAAAATTAGAAGCTATGACTTGTGTGTGCTCGGTAGGATTAGATATGATTGCATTACCAGGTAGTACTTCAGCTGAAACTATTTCTGCAATAATTGCAGATGAATCAGCAATAGGTGTAATAAATAATAAGACTACTGCTGTAAGAGTAATTCCCTGCGAGGGCAAGGATGTTGGAGATACTGTAGAATTTGGCGGACTTTTAGGACGCTGTCCTATTATGAATGTAAGTAAATTCAGCAGTGCTAAATTTGTAGAAAGAGGCGGAAGAATTCCAGCACCTATACACAGTTTCAAAAATTAA
- the proS gene encoding proline--tRNA ligase, whose product MSNEKKLVEQITSMDEDFTQWYTDIVKKAELADYSSVRGCMIIRPYAYAMWENIQSALDKRFKDTGHQNVYMPMFIPESLLQKEKDHVEGFAPEVAWVTQGGNEKLTERMCIRPTSETLFCEHYAKIVQSYKDLPKLYNQWCSVVRWEKTTRPFLRTTEFLWQEGHTIHETKEEAEKETIQMLNVYADVIENLLAIPVVKGRKTESEKFAGGDATYTLEALMHDGKALQTATSHYLGQNFAKAFGMKFLDREGKLKYVHQTSWGVTTRLIGAIIMVHGDNDGLKVPPRIAPVQVIIVPIAQHKAGVLDKAIELKDRLSKVARVKIDDSDKMPGWKFSEYEMKGVPVRLEVGPKDIEKNQVVLVRRDTREKIVVPMDELETRVPQLLEDIHNSMFNAAKEVLEEKTSTAASMDEFKDVVENKTGFVKAMWCGDPECEDKIKEITGASSRCMPFEQENISDTCVCCGKKAKKMVYWGRAY is encoded by the coding sequence ATGTCAAATGAAAAAAAATTAGTAGAACAAATAACTTCAATGGATGAAGATTTTACACAATGGTATACTGACATTGTAAAAAAAGCGGAATTAGCAGATTATTCAAGTGTTAGAGGCTGCATGATTATACGTCCATATGCTTATGCTATGTGGGAAAATATTCAATCAGCTCTTGATAAAAGATTTAAAGATACTGGCCATCAAAATGTGTATATGCCAATGTTTATACCAGAAAGTCTACTTCAAAAAGAAAAGGATCATGTAGAAGGTTTTGCACCTGAAGTTGCATGGGTTACACAAGGTGGAAATGAAAAATTAACTGAAAGAATGTGTATTCGCCCAACTTCTGAAACATTGTTTTGTGAACACTATGCTAAGATAGTTCAATCATATAAGGATTTACCTAAATTATATAATCAATGGTGTTCTGTTGTAAGATGGGAAAAGACTACTAGACCATTTTTAAGAACTACAGAATTTTTGTGGCAGGAAGGCCATACAATACACGAAACTAAAGAAGAAGCAGAAAAAGAAACAATACAGATGCTAAATGTATATGCAGATGTAATTGAAAACTTACTTGCAATACCAGTTGTAAAGGGAAGAAAAACAGAAAGTGAAAAATTTGCAGGTGGAGATGCAACTTATACACTAGAAGCTTTAATGCATGATGGAAAGGCACTTCAAACAGCAACATCGCATTATCTTGGACAGAATTTTGCAAAGGCATTTGGAATGAAATTTTTAGACAGAGAAGGTAAGCTTAAGTATGTACACCAAACATCATGGGGTGTAACTACACGTTTAATTGGTGCTATAATAATGGTACACGGTGATAATGATGGTTTAAAAGTTCCTCCAAGAATTGCTCCAGTTCAAGTTATTATTGTTCCAATTGCACAGCATAAAGCTGGTGTACTTGACAAGGCTATTGAACTTAAGGATAGACTTTCTAAAGTTGCTAGAGTTAAAATTGATGATTCAGATAAAATGCCCGGCTGGAAATTTAGTGAATATGAAATGAAAGGTGTTCCAGTACGTCTTGAAGTTGGACCTAAAGATATTGAGAAAAATCAAGTTGTGCTTGTAAGAAGGGATACTAGAGAAAAGATAGTAGTTCCTATGGATGAATTAGAGACGAGAGTACCACAATTACTTGAAGATATTCATAATTCAATGTTTAACGCAGCTAAAGAAGTTTTAGAAGAAAAAACTAGTACGGCAGCAAGTATGGATGAATTCAAAGATGTAGTTGAAAACAAGACTGGATTTGTAAAGGCAATGTGGTGTGGAGATCCTGAATGTGAAGATAAAATAAAGGAAATTACAGGAGCTAGTTCAAGATGCATGCCATTTGAACAAGAAAATATATCGGATACATGTGTATGCTGCGGTAAAAAAGCTAAAAAAATGGTTTATTGGGGAAGAGCATATTAA
- a CDS encoding lantibiotic protection ABC transporter ATP-binding protein: protein MNDFILETRDLCKKFKEQMAVNNISLKVKKNSIYGLLGPNGAGKSTALKMITGMLRPSSGEILFEGHKWSRNDLKNMGALIEDAPLYGNLTARENLKVRTTVLGLPDERISEVLGIVDLKNTGKKRAYQFSMGMKQRLGIAIALLNNPKLLILDEPTNGLDPFGIQELRELIRSFPNQGITVILSSHILSEVEQVAHEIGIISGGILGYQGDMKKGENLEKLFIEVAGKYRREGE from the coding sequence ATGAATGATTTTATTTTAGAAACTAGAGATCTTTGTAAAAAATTTAAAGAACAAATGGCAGTAAACAATATATCACTTAAAGTTAAGAAAAATTCTATTTATGGGCTGCTTGGACCAAATGGAGCAGGAAAGTCCACAGCATTAAAGATGATAACTGGAATGCTGCGTCCAAGTAGTGGAGAAATTTTATTTGAAGGTCATAAATGGAGTAGAAATGATTTAAAAAATATGGGAGCTTTAATTGAGGATGCACCACTTTATGGAAATCTTACTGCAAGGGAAAACTTAAAAGTGCGTACAACAGTTTTGGGATTACCTGATGAGAGAATTAGTGAAGTTCTTGGCATAGTTGATTTGAAAAACACAGGTAAAAAAAGAGCATATCAATTTTCTATGGGAATGAAGCAAAGGCTTGGAATTGCAATTGCTCTCTTAAATAATCCAAAGCTTTTAATTTTAGATGAACCTACTAATGGACTAGATCCTTTTGGTATACAGGAACTTCGTGAATTAATTCGATCTTTTCCAAATCAGGGGATTACGGTAATATTGTCAAGTCATATATTGAGTGAAGTTGAACAGGTAGCTCATGAAATTGGAATTATTTCAGGTGGAATTTTAGGATATCAAGGAGATATGAAAAAGGGAGAGAACCTTGAAAAACTGTTCATAGAAGTTGCTGGAAAATATAGAAGGGAAGGCGAATAG
- a CDS encoding lantibiotic immunity ABC transporter MutG family permease subunit produces MGTLFKLIRADFQKIRHTPIVWMHIIVPILISILFTAYYASMPLTADNVSKVELYIQVLSIGFPLIIGIVCAMAVEQEADAGNFQELLMTRHKLLELFSKICMLLLMGLGSLIIAIGILGLGLEFLIHKNVFSAVFYGKITLILLFCEVFLYLLHLLCSFRFGSGVSIGLGIAESLITALMLTGLGDRIWKWVPCSWGSRIPDYYINLKTSKVKHLFLMNEFQSGIYSCLAATILLFLISFLWYNYFEGRSEN; encoded by the coding sequence ATGGGTACACTTTTTAAACTTATAAGAGCAGATTTTCAAAAGATACGTCATACTCCAATAGTATGGATGCATATTATTGTTCCAATATTAATTTCAATCTTGTTTACAGCTTATTATGCATCTATGCCTTTAACTGCAGACAATGTTTCAAAAGTAGAATTGTATATACAGGTTTTATCAATTGGATTTCCACTGATAATCGGCATTGTCTGTGCCATGGCTGTGGAGCAGGAAGCTGATGCAGGAAATTTTCAAGAACTTTTGATGACAAGACATAAATTACTTGAGCTTTTTAGTAAGATATGCATGTTACTCCTTATGGGATTAGGATCTCTTATTATTGCTATTGGTATTTTAGGTTTGGGACTAGAATTTTTAATTCATAAAAATGTATTTAGTGCAGTTTTTTACGGAAAGATAACTTTAATTTTATTGTTTTGTGAGGTATTTTTATATTTATTACATTTACTCTGCAGTTTTAGATTTGGAAGTGGAGTTTCTATAGGACTTGGAATAGCAGAAAGTTTGATTACAGCACTTATGCTTACAGGACTTGGAGATAGAATTTGGAAGTGGGTACCATGCAGCTGGGGTTCTAGAATACCTGATTATTATATTAATTTAAAAACTAGTAAAGTTAAGCATTTATTTTTAATGAATGAATTTCAAAGTGGAATATATAGTTGTTTAGCTGCAACTATATTGCTATTTTTAATAAGTTTTTTATGGTATAACTATTTTGAAGGAAGAAGTGAAAATTAA
- a CDS encoding lantibiotic immunity ABC transporter MutE/EpiE family permease subunit yields the protein MGNYFKSEYLKIKHTFIGKLIFLAPTFAIILSLGLTPMYFEIDAYNWWYSMLLPGMVSLLCALVADKDNKMKNMAVLSLPVDLKKVWISKILVCVLMIAFASIIHLLGCIVIGNVFHFGKLGIIPAANAVLGSLILIITFLWQVPLCLFLGNKIGMFPTILINIAAYFILGIISAVKDVLWTIPYAVPARLMCPIIKVLPNGLPAVQGNTTFRPELLSSSVILPGIIITVVLFFILTILTAKWYQGQEAK from the coding sequence ATGGGGAACTATTTTAAATCAGAATATTTAAAGATAAAACATACGTTTATAGGAAAACTTATTTTTCTGGCACCAACTTTTGCAATAATTCTTTCCCTGGGGTTAACACCTATGTATTTTGAAATAGATGCATATAACTGGTGGTACTCAATGCTGCTTCCAGGAATGGTATCATTGTTATGTGCATTAGTTGCTGATAAAGATAACAAAATGAAAAACATGGCAGTACTTTCACTTCCAGTAGATCTTAAAAAAGTATGGATATCAAAAATACTTGTGTGCGTACTTATGATTGCTTTTGCTTCTATAATTCATTTACTTGGATGTATAGTTATTGGTAATGTTTTTCACTTTGGCAAACTAGGAATAATTCCAGCTGCAAATGCAGTATTAGGAAGTTTAATTTTAATTATTACTTTTTTATGGCAAGTACCACTTTGTTTATTTCTTGGGAATAAAATTGGAATGTTTCCAACAATACTAATTAATATTGCTGCTTATTTTATACTAGGAATAATATCTGCTGTTAAAGACGTTCTGTGGACAATACCATATGCAGTTCCTGCTAGATTAATGTGTCCAATTATAAAAGTCCTACCAAATGGACTTCCAGCTGTTCAAGGAAATACCACGTTTAGACCAGAGTTGCTATCAAGCAGTGTAATTTTACCTGGAATTATAATTACAGTAGTTTTATTTTTCATACTTACAATCTTAACTGCAAAATGGTATCAAGGACAGGAGGCGAAGTAA
- a CDS encoding APC family permease — METKLEKRYGLGMAIAMVVGSVIGSGVFFKAEKVLNATGGNLTLGILAWVIGGIIMISCAYTFAVMATKYQYVNGVVDYAQATLGKKYAYYVGWFMALIYYPTLTSVLAWVSARYTCVLFGFSITGGECMTIAGLYLIASFTLNALSPVLAGKFQVSTTIIKIIPLALMAVVGTIVGISNGMISYNFTTIVKEVNTSNALFTAVVATAFAYEGWIIATSINAELKDAKRNLPLALVGGTFAIMIIYILYYVGLAGSVTNKVMMAGGEAGVKLAFQNVFSAAGGTILFVFIVISCLGALNGLMLGCTRGIYALAARDLGPKPNIFKQIDSATNMPTNSSIFGLLLSGIWLLYFYGANLTKPWFGFFSFDSSELPIVTIYAAYIPIFIAMMKKEKDLSSFKRFVAPIVSIAGCIFMIIAACFSHKIAVAAYLIVFAIIMIFGAVFSNKKAIE; from the coding sequence ATGGAAACAAAGTTAGAAAAAAGGTACGGCCTGGGTATGGCTATAGCAATGGTTGTCGGCAGTGTTATAGGAAGCGGCGTTTTTTTCAAAGCAGAAAAAGTTTTAAATGCAACTGGGGGGAATCTTACTCTAGGTATATTAGCTTGGGTTATAGGCGGTATTATTATGATTTCTTGTGCTTATACTTTTGCTGTAATGGCAACTAAATATCAATATGTAAATGGTGTAGTAGATTATGCGCAAGCTACTTTGGGTAAAAAGTATGCATATTATGTTGGATGGTTTATGGCACTTATTTATTATCCAACATTGACATCGGTATTAGCGTGGGTTTCAGCTAGATATACTTGTGTATTATTTGGATTTTCAATTACAGGTGGAGAGTGTATGACAATTGCAGGCTTATATTTGATAGCAAGCTTTACATTAAATGCATTATCACCAGTTTTAGCAGGTAAATTTCAAGTTAGTACAACTATTATAAAAATTATTCCACTAGCTTTAATGGCTGTAGTTGGAACAATTGTAGGTATTAGTAATGGTATGATTTCATATAACTTTACAACAATAGTAAAGGAAGTAAACACTTCTAATGCACTATTTACGGCTGTTGTTGCTACAGCGTTTGCATATGAGGGATGGATTATTGCTACAAGTATCAATGCTGAGTTAAAAGATGCAAAAAGAAATCTTCCATTAGCTCTTGTTGGAGGAACCTTTGCTATCATGATAATTTATATATTATATTATGTTGGATTAGCTGGATCAGTAACAAATAAAGTTATGATGGCCGGCGGTGAAGCAGGAGTTAAATTAGCATTTCAAAATGTTTTTTCAGCGGCAGGTGGTACAATACTCTTTGTATTTATTGTTATCTCCTGTCTTGGAGCTTTAAATGGATTAATGCTTGGATGTACTCGAGGCATTTATGCATTAGCAGCAAGAGACCTTGGACCAAAGCCAAATATATTTAAGCAAATTGATAGTGCTACAAATATGCCAACAAATTCATCTATTTTTGGATTGCTTCTTTCTGGTATATGGTTATTGTACTTCTATGGTGCTAACTTAACAAAACCTTGGTTTGGATTTTTCTCATTTGATTCTTCAGAGTTACCTATAGTTACTATTTATGCAGCATATATTCCTATTTTTATTGCGATGATGAAGAAAGAAAAAGATTTAAGCTCATTCAAGAGATTTGTAGCACCTATTGTTTCCATAGCAGGATGTATTTTTATGATAATTGCCGCTTGTTTTTCTCATAAGATAGCAGTCGCTGCATATTTAATTGTTTTTGCTATTATAATGATTTTTGGTGCTGTGTTCTCTAATAAAAAAGCTATTGAGTAA
- a CDS encoding LysE family transporter: MFKNFFRGILIGLITGMPFGPIGAICLKNTLSFGRKYGLISGLGSAFADSIFAGLAALGFILVEKFIVLHEFYLHILGGLVLASFGIHTFLNEKNDSKIKIIEAQTQLPARSTSSSILPLKAFTSTFLIALANPATIFSFIAVFTGLHMTSRMQNNIGNRIIMILGIFTGSMIWWFILVFTAGRFNSKLNKKNTIVIGKVLSSIIVFSGLIIFLGAFNIFRMRRPPILHSKLFEIFFKIKTRIPFHRLR, translated from the coding sequence ATGTTTAAGAATTTCTTTAGAGGAATACTCATAGGACTGATAACAGGTATGCCATTCGGTCCAATTGGTGCTATATGCCTTAAAAATACTCTTTCATTTGGTCGTAAATATGGATTGATATCGGGACTTGGATCAGCATTTGCAGATAGTATATTTGCTGGGCTTGCTGCATTGGGATTTATATTGGTAGAAAAGTTTATCGTTTTACATGAATTTTATTTGCACATACTAGGAGGACTTGTATTAGCTAGCTTTGGTATACATACTTTTTTGAATGAAAAAAACGATAGTAAAATTAAAATTATTGAAGCTCAAACTCAATTACCAGCAAGAAGCACTTCTTCTAGTATTTTACCACTTAAAGCTTTTACTTCAACATTTTTAATAGCCCTTGCAAATCCAGCAACTATTTTTTCATTCATAGCTGTATTTACAGGACTCCATATGACATCACGAATGCAAAATAATATTGGGAATAGAATAATTATGATTCTAGGAATATTTACAGGAAGCATGATATGGTGGTTCATATTAGTTTTTACTGCTGGAAGATTTAACAGCAAGTTGAATAAAAAGAATACAATTGTTATAGGTAAAGTTTTGAGTTCAATAATAGTGTTCTCAGGATTAATTATATTTTTAGGTGCATTTAATATATTTAGAATGCGAAGGCCGCCAATTTTACATTCAAAATTATTTGAAATATTTTTCAAAATTAAAACAAGAATACCATTTCATAGACTTAGGTAA
- a CDS encoding HAMP domain-containing sensor histidine kinase, with translation MGLRAKKTLRGIFIRYILCFGFATILLIAVYSFLFIMMIEKHIILPANYSEQKLEENSSIILNADKVTKNLIPEGCSYGVYNKDGRMLYGNFTVEQSKQVWIDAKNNQNSMLDDRHYKLFNRKDGICIVKYSIRAQFDSPLLKKYFANAKLFGIALFFLLFTGEVLLLAAMFARYLSKEIKILMEVTDNIKRKNLEFESKHSRIREIEEVIDSLNDMKNALKDSLEKQWNMEKSRKNQISALAHDIKTPLTIIKGNAELIKENSREVDNIKYDDYILKSADEIERYLRLLIDMTKSEDTLILKPAKIETKVFFEKIMDKEKALASEKNLEIISKAENIPQLFYADEEFLYRAIMNVISNAIEYSPRYGKLIFKIREHEKVLEFVIEDSGKGFSKEELQSAAEQFYRGDKSRNSKNHYGMGLFITNSFIKMHSGVMELSNSEETGGARVVLKIPLNKK, from the coding sequence ATGGGTTTAAGGGCTAAGAAAACTTTAAGAGGTATATTTATCAGGTATATTTTATGCTTTGGCTTTGCAACAATTTTACTTATAGCAGTGTATTCCTTTTTATTTATTATGATGATTGAAAAGCATATTATATTACCTGCCAATTACTCTGAGCAAAAGCTTGAAGAAAATAGCAGTATAATTTTAAATGCAGATAAGGTGACAAAGAATCTAATACCTGAGGGATGCAGTTATGGTGTGTACAATAAAGACGGCAGGATGCTCTATGGAAATTTTACAGTTGAACAATCTAAACAAGTATGGATTGATGCGAAGAACAATCAAAATAGTATGCTTGATGATCGTCATTATAAATTATTTAATAGAAAAGATGGCATTTGTATTGTTAAATATTCAATTAGAGCACAATTTGATAGTCCATTATTAAAAAAATATTTTGCGAATGCCAAGCTATTTGGAATAGCCCTGTTTTTTTTGCTTTTTACAGGAGAAGTACTGCTGCTAGCTGCAATGTTTGCTAGATACCTTTCCAAGGAAATAAAAATTTTAATGGAGGTAACTGACAATATAAAAAGGAAGAACCTTGAATTTGAATCAAAACATTCTCGTATTCGTGAAATTGAAGAAGTTATTGATTCTTTGAATGACATGAAAAATGCTCTAAAGGACTCTTTAGAAAAGCAGTGGAATATGGAGAAGTCAAGGAAAAATCAAATTTCTGCACTAGCACATGATATAAAGACACCACTTACCATCATAAAGGGAAATGCAGAATTAATTAAAGAAAACAGCAGAGAAGTAGATAATATAAAGTATGACGATTACATTTTAAAAAGTGCAGATGAAATTGAAAGATATTTAAGGCTGCTTATTGATATGACAAAGTCAGAGGATACACTCATTTTAAAACCAGCTAAAATAGAAACTAAAGTATTTTTTGAAAAAATCATGGATAAGGAAAAGGCTTTAGCTTCTGAAAAAAATCTTGAAATTATAAGTAAAGCGGAAAATATACCACAACTTTTCTATGCAGACGAGGAATTTTTGTACAGAGCTATTATGAATGTTATTTCAAATGCAATTGAGTATTCTCCAAGGTATGGCAAACTCATCTTCAAAATTCGTGAACATGAAAAAGTCCTAGAATTTGTAATTGAAGACAGCGGAAAGGGATTTTCAAAGGAAGAATTGCAATCTGCAGCAGAACAATTTTACAGGGGTGATAAGAGCAGAAATTCAAAGAATCATTATGGTATGGGACTATTTATTACAAATTCATTTATAAAAATGCATAGTGGAGTTATGGAATTATCAAATTCTGAGGAAACTGGCGGCGCAAGAGTAGTTTTAAAAATACCGTTAAATAAAAAATAA
- a CDS encoding response regulator transcription factor, with translation MANILAVDDEKGILEIIKAALSREGHRVTAVSDFSTFPVQKCSDYDLILLDVMMPNIDGFTLCKNIRDLVDCPILFLTAKTMEEDIVKGLGMGGDDYITKPFGLNELRSRVAAHLRREHREKHNSFIVSGVKFNILAKEAFVEDKPIPLTKSEYEISEFLAINHGQVFSKEQIYEAVFGFDGESDSSAVVEHIKNIRAKFGKVSCSPIETVWGIGYKWV, from the coding sequence GTGGCAAATATATTAGCAGTTGATGATGAAAAAGGTATTCTTGAAATTATAAAAGCAGCACTTTCAAGAGAGGGGCATAGAGTTACTGCTGTAAGTGATTTTTCAACATTTCCTGTTCAAAAGTGCTCGGATTATGACTTGATTTTACTCGATGTTATGATGCCCAATATAGATGGATTCACTCTTTGTAAAAATATCCGTGACTTAGTAGATTGTCCTATTTTGTTTTTGACGGCAAAGACCATGGAAGAAGACATTGTAAAAGGACTTGGAATGGGCGGCGATGATTATATTACAAAACCATTTGGACTTAACGAACTGCGTTCAAGGGTAGCAGCACACCTTAGAAGAGAACACAGGGAAAAGCATAATAGTTTTATTGTATCTGGGGTAAAGTTCAATATTTTAGCAAAAGAAGCATTTGTAGAAGACAAGCCTATTCCTTTGACAAAGAGCGAATATGAAATTAGTGAATTCCTTGCTATAAATCATGGACAAGTATTTTCAAAAGAACAGATATACGAAGCTGTATTTGGTTTTGATGGGGAAAGTGATAGTTCAGCTGTTGTTGAACATATAAAAAATATAAGAGCAAAGTTTGGAAAAGTAAGTTGTTCTCCAATTGAAACAGTTTGGGGGATTGGATACAAATGGGTTTAA